The Colias croceus chromosome 11, ilColCroc2.1 genome has a segment encoding these proteins:
- the LOC123695846 gene encoding kunitz-type serine protease inhibitor bitisilin-3-like translates to MHRCSVLIASDCGCESTLTTAVTRESTSPKPTTIYRRINVDSNAQLSTKSPVLLFEIVDARRRNKKHRGHKTVDYEIWSWDHWCSLQPRVGNCDKRIQRYYYDWKLEECLIFTYSGCDGNRNNFATQLECQRLCLGVDSMNMPDINRPSVCYLQPDTGRCLAYQTQYFFDINAKSCSKFVYGGCGGNGNRFSTMFQCMKTCKGEDVNA, encoded by the exons ATGCACCGATGCAGTGTTTTGATAGCGTCTGATT GTGGCTGCGAGAGCACATTGACGACAGCTGTCACTAGGGAGAGTACATCTCCAAAGCCTACGACGATTTATAGGAGGATCAATGTAGATAGCAATGCACAACTCAGCACTAAGTCTCCAGTATTGTTGTTCGAGATAGTGGATGCTAGACGTAGGAATAAAAAAC ACCGCGGTCACAAGACCGTCGATTATGAAATATGGAGCTGGGATCATTGGTGCTCCCTTCAGCCGCGAGTTGGAAATTGCGACAAACGAATACAAAG GTATTACTATGATTGGAAGTTGGAAGAATGTCTTATATTTACGTATAGTGGTTGTGATGGGAACAGGAACAATTTTGCAACACAGTTGGAATGCCAACGCCTCTGTTTAG GTGTAGATTCTATGAACATGCCTGATATTAACCGACCTTCTGTTTGTTATTTGCAACCGGATACTGGGAGATGCCTTGCGTATCAGACTCA ataCTTCTTcgatataaatgcgaaatcgTGTAGCAAATTTGTGTATGGAGGCTGCGGTGGCAATGGGAATCGTTTCTCGACTATGTTCCAGTGTATGAAGACTTGCAAGGGAGAGGATGTTAACGCATAA